Part of the Henckelia pumila isolate YLH828 chromosome 2, ASM3356847v2, whole genome shotgun sequence genome is shown below.
ATGCGTTATACGTATATTAGTAATATGGTGAACAGAACGGTGTCTAAATATATGATTTGTCTATGATTTCAATATTAGAtatatttacactccaaaatCCTTAAACTACTAAAACTAagtattatcaattttaattttgagtAACAGTTTATAATACAATCAATTAGTTAAATATTTACATATGTGCATAGCCACATGCATTGATCATTCTTGAGAAAAAGTTGGAGGTGAACCGTGAAAGACAAGATTGGTTCAATCATGAcgataaatttaataaaaaatattttttttccagaGTGTGTCTCTAATATTCAAAATTGAaagttaattttaatatgttaaatcGTATATTCGTTCGACGTCATATTTAACTCATTGTTTTTAACAAAGTTAATTATCCGTAAAATATTAATCAAACATTTTCTTAAAAACAACATGTCTTGTCATTAATGACAATGACGACTTTAATTTTGATAATAACTGTAATGCCGAACGTTTTTCATTTGatcaaaaaatatatcaaagtaCATTACAACTCTATTACAATTCAAGTATATTCGATTATGCCACGAGAATTATTGCGTCCCAATAATTTGTTTCAGTGGCCCAACAATTTTATCGTATTGAATTTGTGAAAAACTTGATTAATAACaagaagatatatatatatatatatatatatattatggtaaTAAACGAAAAGTGATATCGCTTTGCGTACGCCGGGGTGCGCATGACACCCCTACACAGACATCGGCTGCACGTGCTTCAAAATTGCATTCTTACACGGTTACAGTCCTCCATCGCTGGCTACTGAGTACTGAGTACTGATATTACGAGGCGGCGTAGATTTACCAGTGCGTATTTTAGCAAAAGCTAGcagtaaatttgaatttttattaaaCAGAAAAAATATATAGTCGGAAAAAAAATggcagcaaaaaaaaaaaagaaaataaataaatgccaCCTAATTTCCCCTCCATCATCTCCGAGCTTTGTTCCCCTATCTTTCTTAGGGTTTTCCAAAATTCTCCTTTCTCCAATTCTTCAATGGAACCCGAAATCTTTTCTCATTGGCTTAGATAATTTGGGGATTTGTGTATGAGCAAGAAAACGAATGTAATTTGGGGTTTTCCAGCATTTCATTTTGCAGAAGAGTTTTGAAATTTGTGACATTTTTGAGTAAGATGGGGGATTTTCTGTATTCGGGTTGAGATTCGACCTTGGCTCGGGTTGTTGCGATTTATATTGTTTATACGGTTGAAGTTTTGCGGTGGAGAAAATGCCTGGTCGTAAATCTAAGGCAGACAAGAGTGATGCGGAGAAGCAGCTCCGGAGAGACCCGTACGAGGTTTTGGGAGTCAACAGGAATTCTACGGACCAGGAAATCAAAAGTGCTTATAGAAAACTGGCTCTGAAGTAAGATAATGCtgtatttgattgtataaaagTGTGTAGAATTTTTGGATTAGTTTTAGCTATTATTTTCTTGTGTCTTAGGTAGCGATGACTTATCGAGCTACCTTTCTTGTCGCATTGCTTTAATTCGTCTGCGATTTAGGTTTAGATGTATGATTTGTTCGAACATGTAGTTTTTTTTAGCTGTGGATGGATTTGATGGCTATGCGTGTATTCTAATTCATAATTTTTGTGTTTAGGgcttttttttctttaaatcaGAGTAAAAAAGAAGTGATGGGAAAATGGGTGGTTAACAGCATCTGGAATGCCTCTTCCGGTTGTTTCTGGCTTTGCATGTCAGGCATTCCTGGAAATTCATGCGATGCTTGATTGCACAAACTTGATTGCTTTTCAAGAGCGTATTCTACTAGGTGTTCCAgaatcaagatttgattttgagTTATTATGTTTCTTATGGTTCATGAGTTAAATAATTGGACAGGAATTTACCTAACAATTCATCTAATAGAAAAATTGGAAGTGTGGGCTGAACTAAGTTGATGAATTCCTCAAATGACATTGTTAGTAAGCTACTGCTTCTCTCCTGTTAGTAATATTCATTTCAAGTTTGAACACGAGTATGTGGTTATGTGCTGTCTTTGTGGAATTCAGGTATCTggccttttttttttgttagaaaataattatttggtATTAATgcttttgtttaaaaattttaggtACCATCCTGACAAGAATGCAAATGATGCTAAAGCTGCAGATATGTTTAAAGAGGTTACATTCTCATATAACATTTTATCTGATCCAGAGAAAAGGAGACAGTATGACACAGCTGGTTTTGAGGTTAATGCTTCAGAACGCAACTTTGGTTTAGCATTTATGTTTTGCTTcacattaataaaattattttggttTTCAATTTGACTTCGTATGTTTGTTCAGGCTGTTGAATCAGAAAGCCAGGAACTGGAACTAGATCTTTCTAGTCTAGGAGCTGTCAATACCATGTTTGCTGCGCTGTTTAGGTTAGTTGTGACTCATCGGTTTCTGGAACCTGTTTTTTGTTATTTGCCATCGTTGTCATGGTACGATCAACAGAATGTTATGCCCTTGAAATGATGAAAAAACTATACAATATTATTGCAAGCAGCAAACTTGGTGTTCCAATTAAAACAACCGTATCAGCCACCGTTTTGGAGGAAGCATTGAATGGTGTAGTTACACTTCGGCCTCTTCCACTCGGGCAACCTCTGTGTCGGAAGGTATGACTCTGTATCCTTGCTCCTTTCTTTATTAATCTATTATAGTTTATTGAAAGGAATTTTTCTTATTTAAACAGGTTGAGAAGCAGTCTGCTCATTTTTATTCTGTTACAATAACAGAAAATGAAGCACGAGAAGGACTTATCTGCAGAGTTTATTCACCAGAAAGAAGTAAGTTTAAGGTATGTTAATTTAATGGTTCATACTTGATCTTGCTAACTACATGCGgttgatttgttttttttttttggttaactagttgatctgatcaccgttttgttttgatttatcGGAGTGATTAAATTGTGCTTTAACTAGAAGCCTAGAAGCATTTCTTCTAAATATTTAGTTTGATTGACATGACTCCTCAATGATTTTTGACGTTCCTCTAGAGAGTTGCATGTAAATTTAGGGATTAGATTAATCAGGCAGTGGCAGCTCGGCTGTTCCTCCTAAGAAGATTCAATCTCCTGGATGCTTTGAGATGTTTTATTAGCTTTTCCCAGGAGCTTGTTGCTTGTAAAATATATGAAAAAGAAAATGAATATTCTTGGATTTGTTTCTTGAAGATTGAGTTTTGTGACCCATTTCTTGGAAGACTAGGATTAAAcatttttgttgtgtttcaTTTTGCAGCTACTATATTTTGATTCAGAAAACAATGGTGGATTAAGCCTTGCTCTGCAGGTTGATCCCCGTCTTTTACTTGTTGTCATTCTTTTTTCTTTCACGATTAGTGGATATTAATACGCCATAAACTTATAACTGGAGATTCGATTAATCAATGAATGATGTCTCCTAATTTCTTAAGGGTATCATATTTGGCATGGTAATTCTGGAGACATTAGCTCTGATCTTCTCGTGGATAGATCATTATTTTATGGGCCATGGATACTTTTATTAAGTAAGACGAGTAAATATTTGATACAGTATCATCATTGCCCATTCTTAGGGGGATAAATATTACTCATTATTCACCTGAATATCGTGCCTCTGTATGTTTGTGTTTGCATTGTTGTGTTCCCTTTTCTCTCAACTTTAATGGTGAGTGAAGTCCTGTTGGCTGGGTTGTGTTGGCTCTTCAACAATATTGGTTATACTAGTAATCcactaaattaatatttttatatttttaaattgaaaaattaaatttgaaagatGATAAGTATAAatagtaaataataaatttattgataTAAAGAAGTGGTATTTTTGTCCATTAATTAAAATGACCAAGGTGGTTATTCTAAGGGgtgcatgtattatttgataGTATAGATACTTTTTATTGCGCAATTGCAAATGCAAAGTTTGTAAAATTTCCTTTTTATTGTGTTTTATCTTGTTGCTCCTGCGAATCATTCTCATTTTTTCTCTGCAGGAAGATAGTACAAAAACAGGAAAGGTTACATCGGCTGGGATGTATTTTCTCGGTTTCCCCGTTTACAGGATGGACCCATCCCATAACTCAGTGAGTAAATGTGATTTCAGTTCGCTCCATGTCCTTCTGTTTCTGGTTTGCTATTCAAAACTCATCCATGCTTGTGATATTTTGTAAATTCAGATGGCAACTGTAAAAGATCCAGATACGGCTTTCTTCAAAAAACTGGATGGATTTCAGCCTTGTGAAATAAATGAGCTAAAAGCTGGCACCCATTACTTTGCTGTTTATGGTGCCCATGCTTCTTTGAATTTTCTTTGTATTTAGATGTTTTATAATTTGAGAGATTGTCATAACTCGATGCGAAAATAAGAAGTATGCCGGGAGATGGATATCTATTcgtttgttttttaaaatacaGAGAGCTGACTTGTACGAGAAAACcggtttcttttctttttgttgATATCCAGATTATATGCAATAGGCTAAGTTTGATTGCTCGTTTATGTTGAACCTTCACATGTTTCTGCAggtgataatttttttaaaagcataAGCTACACCATAGAAATTCTTTGTGCCGCACCGTTTCCTGAAGAGAAAGAGAATCTTAGGACGGCGGAAGCTCAAATTTTGTCGAAAAGGGTGGAACTCTCGAAGTTTGAAACAGAGTATAGGGAGGTATGTTTTCCAgcataaataaatatctgacATTTATGTCAAGGCTCCTTATTTCATTATTGTTTTGAATTTCGAAGGTTCTAGCACAGTTTACGGAGATGACGAGTAGATACGCCCAAGAAATGCAATCTGTGAGTCAGTCCCTGCGTAGACAattatagcatgtcatcatttTTGAACTCTTGCATGATATGTTATTATTGGATGTTTCACAGATCGATGAGCTTCTTAAAAGGAGGACTGACATTCAAGCCTGTTATACAACTCTGCCACAAATGAAGCGAAGCAGTAGTAGTCGAAGCAAGAACAAGGCCACGGTCAAGGAGAGCGAAGACGGCACAGCAAAGGATAAGAAACCGCCCAGAGACCGGCCAAAAAAGAAAAGATGGTACAATCTTCCCTTAAAGGTGGACAAGAAGAAGCCTTGCTGAACCGTCGAAAGCTCGTATTTCCACCCGCATTTCAACGATGCCCCCTTCTCGCTCCATGTAATTTACTATCTTCCATCTTCCATCTTCTCGAGATTCTCTTGTAGCCATTCTTGTAAATTTCACATTTTTTTCCAGACGTCCTACTCGTTAAGATTGGTGCCTAACCAGTCTACACGAAAGTCGATTTAATTACTGTACCAATAGCAAATTTCCATGTTGTACGAAGTTGGGAAAATCTGATAATCTATTTATAAAGGAAAAACGTTTGATGATTATGTACTTGTCCTGagaattttttttcttgataatttttttgaacgCCTGATTAAAAAGTATCATTTGGTTCTAAGGATGAAATGATAAATCCCCAAATATAGATAACATGATGAGGTACTGTTTAGTGTTTGATGTGGAAGATAACACATTGATTAATTACTCTCGACTCAAGTTAT
Proteins encoded:
- the LOC140880390 gene encoding chaperone protein dnaJ 16; this translates as MPGRKSKADKSDAEKQLRRDPYEVLGVNRNSTDQEIKSAYRKLALKYHPDKNANDAKAADMFKEVTFSYNILSDPEKRRQYDTAGFEAVESESQELELDLSSLGAVNTMFAALFSKLGVPIKTTVSATVLEEALNGVVTLRPLPLGQPLCRKVEKQSAHFYSVTITENEAREGLICRVYSPERSKFKLLYFDSENNGGLSLALQEDSTKTGKVTSAGMYFLGFPVYRMDPSHNSMATVKDPDTAFFKKLDGFQPCEINELKAGTHYFAVYGDNFFKSISYTIEILCAAPFPEEKENLRTAEAQILSKRVELSKFETEYREVLAQFTEMTSRYAQEMQSIDELLKRRTDIQACYTTLPQMKRSSSSRSKNKATVKESEDGTAKDKKPPRDRPKKKRWYNLPLKVDKKKPC